A genomic segment from Alkalilimnicola ehrlichii MLHE-1 encodes:
- the urtE gene encoding urea ABC transporter ATP-binding subunit UrtE, with protein sequence MLEIKGLNQYYGGSHILKGVDLAVEQGTCACLMGRNGMGKTTLLKCLMGLVPIADGSITFQGREISRLRPQQRARMGIGYVPQGREIFPQLTVEENLRVPLAGKRSRGIPERIFELFPVLKEMARRRGGDLSGGQQQQLAIGRALVLQPEILLLDEPNEGIQPNIVRQIGEVIRMLNREEGLTILLVEQKLPFARATGDHFTLLNNGRAVASGAMSQLSDELIQEHMTV encoded by the coding sequence ATGCTCGAGATAAAGGGGCTCAACCAGTATTACGGCGGCAGTCACATCCTCAAGGGCGTGGATCTCGCCGTGGAGCAGGGCACCTGCGCCTGTCTCATGGGCCGCAACGGCATGGGCAAGACCACCCTGCTCAAGTGCCTGATGGGCCTGGTGCCCATCGCCGATGGCAGCATCACCTTCCAGGGCCGGGAGATCAGCCGCTTGAGGCCCCAGCAGCGGGCGCGCATGGGCATCGGCTACGTGCCCCAGGGGCGGGAGATCTTCCCCCAGCTCACGGTGGAGGAGAACCTGCGGGTGCCCCTGGCGGGCAAGCGCTCAAGGGGTATCCCGGAGCGGATCTTCGAGCTTTTCCCGGTGTTGAAAGAGATGGCCCGCCGGCGGGGGGGCGACCTCTCCGGTGGGCAGCAGCAGCAACTGGCCATCGGCCGGGCACTGGTGCTGCAGCCTGAGATCCTGCTGCTGGACGAGCCCAACGAGGGCATCCAGCCCAATATCGTCCGCCAGATCGGCGAGGTGATCCGGATGCTGAACCGGGAGGAGGGCCTGACCATCCTGCTGGTGGAGCAGAAGCTGCCGTTCGCCCGCGCCACCGGTGATCACTTCACCCTGCTCAACAACGGCCGTGCGGTCGCCTCCGGCGCCATGAGTCAGCTCAGTGACGAGCTGATCCAGGAGCACATGACGGTGTGA